A single Fusobacterium hominis DNA region contains:
- a CDS encoding glutaredoxin domain-containing protein, which yields MIKIYGKENCGKCKSLKAKLENDGIEFEYIEDIKTLMTVASKARIMSAPVVEKDGNFYTMEKFLEVL from the coding sequence ATGATTAAAATATATGGTAAAGAAAATTGTGGGAAATGTAAGTCTTTAAAAGCAAAACTTGAAAATGATGGAATTGAATTTGAATATATTGAGGATATAAAAACACTTATGACAGTAGCTAGTAAAGCTAGAATTATGAGTGCTCCTGTAGTTGAAAAAGATGGAAATTTTTATACTATGGAAAAATTTCTAGAGGTTTTATAA
- a CDS encoding ribonucleoside-diphosphate reductase subunit alpha, with the protein MRQVINRAGIQEDLDITKIREKLIKACDGLEVNMVQLESHIDSIYQDGITTQKIQESLINQAVSMVSFEEPDWTYAAGRLLMMETEREVFHKRGFSYGNFYDTISKLTSLNCYDNRLLEYTKEEIDILNSIIEPERDMLYDYAGANMFVNRYLLKYTGKIFELPQEVFMCIAMLLAINEKNRVEIAIKFYNALSLKKISLATPILANLRLPKGNLSSCFITAIDDNIESIFYNIDTIAKISKNGGGVGVNISRIRAKDSMVNGYFNASGGVVPWIRIINDTAVAVNQQGRRAGAVTVAIDSWHLDIERFLELQTENGDQRTKAYDIYPQVVVSDLFMRRVENNEPWTLVDPYEIRQKYNIELCEFYGKEFENFYLEIEKDTSLTLRKVINARELFKEIMKVQIETGMPYIFFKDNANRANHNDHIGMIGNGNLCMESFSNFAPSKNFEEYTEERKGIRTVDLGEIHTCNLVSMNLAEMARWEIPEIVDLSVRILDNTIDLTKTPIKESDRHNNKYRTIGVGTMGLADFMANNYMIYEDSLDEIDNLYEEIALYTIKSSALLAKERGCYPAFKGSKWDRGIFFGKDKNWYMTNSKFNEKWNEVFNLVETYGIRNGELSAVAPNTSTSLLMGATASVNPTFLRFFIEKNQKGAVPRVVKYLKDRAWFYPEFKNVDPEIYIKMMSRIGKWITQGVSMELLFDLNKNIRAKDIYNTLLTAWKEGCKSVYYIRTIQKDTNIAKNKEECESCSG; encoded by the coding sequence ATGAGACAAGTTATAAATAGAGCCGGAATACAAGAGGATCTAGATATTACAAAAATAAGAGAAAAATTAATAAAAGCTTGTGATGGATTAGAAGTTAATATGGTTCAATTAGAAAGTCATATTGATTCTATCTATCAAGATGGGATTACAACTCAAAAAATTCAAGAATCTCTAATTAATCAAGCTGTAAGTATGGTTAGTTTTGAAGAGCCAGATTGGACATATGCTGCTGGTAGACTTCTTATGATGGAAACAGAAAGAGAAGTATTTCATAAAAGAGGTTTTTCATATGGAAATTTTTATGATACAATTTCTAAACTTACTAGCTTAAACTGCTATGATAACAGACTTTTAGAATATACAAAAGAAGAAATTGATATATTAAACTCTATTATTGAACCAGAAAGAGATATGCTTTATGACTATGCTGGTGCAAATATGTTTGTAAATAGATATCTTTTAAAATATACAGGTAAAATATTTGAGCTACCACAAGAAGTTTTTATGTGTATAGCTATGTTACTTGCTATTAATGAAAAAAATAGAGTAGAGATTGCTATTAAATTTTACAATGCTTTATCTTTGAAAAAAATATCGCTAGCTACACCTATTTTAGCTAATTTGAGACTACCAAAAGGAAATCTTTCTTCATGTTTTATTACAGCTATTGATGACAACATTGAATCAATTTTTTATAATATAGATACAATTGCTAAAATTAGTAAAAATGGTGGCGGTGTTGGAGTTAATATTTCTAGAATAAGAGCAAAAGATTCTATGGTAAATGGATACTTTAATGCAAGTGGCGGTGTTGTTCCTTGGATTAGAATCATAAATGATACTGCAGTAGCTGTAAATCAACAAGGACGTAGAGCAGGTGCTGTTACTGTTGCTATTGACTCTTGGCATCTTGATATTGAAAGATTTTTAGAGTTACAAACAGAAAATGGGGATCAACGTACTAAAGCGTATGATATCTATCCTCAAGTAGTTGTTTCAGACCTATTTATGAGAAGAGTTGAAAACAATGAACCTTGGACTTTAGTAGATCCTTATGAAATTAGACAAAAATATAATATTGAACTTTGTGAATTTTATGGAAAAGAATTTGAAAATTTCTATTTGGAAATTGAAAAAGATACTTCTCTTACACTAAGAAAAGTCATCAATGCTAGAGAACTTTTTAAAGAAATTATGAAAGTTCAAATCGAAACAGGCATGCCTTATATATTTTTTAAAGACAATGCCAATAGAGCAAACCATAATGATCATATAGGTATGATTGGTAATGGTAATCTATGTATGGAAAGTTTTTCAAATTTTGCTCCTAGTAAAAATTTTGAAGAATATACAGAAGAAAGAAAAGGCATACGAACAGTAGATTTAGGTGAGATCCATACTTGTAACTTAGTTTCAATGAATTTAGCTGAAATGGCAAGATGGGAAATTCCTGAAATTGTAGATTTATCTGTTAGAATATTAGATAATACAATTGATCTTACTAAAACACCTATAAAAGAATCAGATAGACATAACAATAAATATCGTACTATTGGCGTTGGAACAATGGGCCTTGCCGATTTTATGGCTAATAATTATATGATATACGAAGATTCACTAGATGAAATTGATAATTTATATGAAGAAATTGCCTTATATACAATAAAATCTTCTGCCCTTTTAGCCAAAGAAAGAGGATGTTATCCAGCATTTAAAGGATCTAAATGGGATAGAGGAATATTTTTTGGAAAAGATAAAAATTGGTATATGACAAACTCTAAATTTAATGAAAAATGGAATGAAGTTTTTAATCTTGTTGAAACATATGGAATTAGAAATGGTGAATTATCGGCTGTTGCTCCAAATACCTCAACATCTTTATTAATGGGAGCTACTGCTTCTGTTAATCCAACTTTCTTAAGATTTTTTATAGAAAAAAATCAAAAAGGGGCCGTTCCAAGAGTAGTTAAATATTTAAAAGATAGAGCTTGGTTTTACCCTGAATTTAAAAATGTAGATCCTGAAATTTATATAAAAATGATGAGTAGAATAGGAAAATGGATTACTCAAGGAGTATCTATGGAGCTTCTTTTTGATCTTAATAAAAATATAAGAGCAAAAGATATTTATAATACATTACTAACAGCTTGGAAAGAAGGTTGTAAGTCTGTCTACTATATAAGAACTATCCAAAAAGATACCAATATAGCTAAAAATAAAGAGGAGTGTGAAAGTTGCAGTGGATAG
- a CDS encoding Na+/H+ antiporter NhaC family protein, with amino-acid sequence MVELLKLSPVFVLAALMMAGFDALLAAPMATIVAAVVAMLTEKKKFNDIIDAALTNVKEIIVALFILMLAYAMAEVFMATGVGAAIINLALRLGITGKTVALVGAIVTAILSIATGSSWGTFAACAPIFLWLNHIVEGNMMLTMGAIAGGACFGDNIGLISDTTIVSSGIQGVEVVKRIRHQGVWSALILISGIVCFGVAGVVMGLPSKVGDGAEAINQIPAEVWTQLAEKRESAVTLLNQVRDGVPVYMVIPLIIVLVLAFMGYQTFICLLAGIVSSYILGFVAGTVTNTRDFLDNLIFVGFEGAGSWVIVMMMWVSAFGGIMKLMDAFKPISNFLIKISGNVRQLMFWNGVLSIFGNVALADEMAQIVTIGPIIRNLVEENVEGSPEDIETLRLRNATFSDAMGVFGSQLIPWHVYIGFYLGIAATVYPLFDFSPIDIIQYNFIAFIAVISMLVLTITGLDRFIPRFALPSEPKVRLKK; translated from the coding sequence ATGGTAGAACTACTTAAATTATCGCCAGTTTTTGTTTTAGCAGCACTGATGATGGCAGGATTTGACGCATTATTAGCAGCTCCTATGGCTACAATAGTGGCAGCTGTAGTGGCTATGTTGACTGAAAAGAAAAAATTTAACGATATTATCGACGCAGCTTTAACAAATGTAAAAGAGATCATAGTAGCACTTTTCATATTGATGTTGGCTTATGCCATGGCAGAAGTATTCATGGCAACTGGGGTTGGAGCAGCAATCATCAATTTGGCATTAAGATTAGGTATAACTGGTAAAACAGTTGCACTAGTTGGAGCAATTGTAACAGCAATACTATCAATAGCAACAGGATCAAGCTGGGGAACATTTGCTGCCTGCGCACCTATTTTTTTATGGTTGAATCATATAGTTGAAGGGAATATGATGCTAACTATGGGAGCAATTGCAGGAGGAGCTTGTTTTGGAGATAACATTGGACTTATTTCAGATACTACAATCGTAAGTTCTGGAATCCAAGGAGTAGAAGTTGTTAAAAGAATTAGACACCAAGGGGTTTGGTCAGCTTTAATTCTAATAAGTGGAATCGTGTGTTTTGGAGTAGCTGGGGTTGTAATGGGACTACCTTCTAAAGTAGGAGATGGAGCAGAAGCTATCAATCAAATACCTGCAGAAGTATGGACACAACTAGCTGAAAAAAGAGAATCAGCAGTTACATTATTAAATCAAGTTAGAGATGGTGTACCTGTATATATGGTTATACCTTTAATCATAGTTCTTGTATTGGCATTTATGGGATATCAAACATTTATATGTCTACTTGCTGGAATAGTAAGTTCATATATTTTAGGATTTGTTGCAGGAACAGTAACTAATACAAGAGATTTCTTAGATAATCTTATATTTGTAGGATTTGAAGGAGCAGGAAGTTGGGTTATTGTAATGATGATGTGGGTATCAGCATTTGGTGGTATAATGAAACTGATGGACGCATTTAAACCTATTTCAAATTTCCTTATCAAAATATCAGGAAATGTACGTCAACTTATGTTCTGGAATGGTGTTTTATCAATATTTGGTAACGTTGCTCTAGCAGATGAAATGGCACAAATAGTAACAATTGGACCAATAATTAGAAACTTAGTTGAAGAAAATGTTGAAGGATCACCTGAAGATATAGAAACTTTACGTTTAAGAAATGCAACATTTAGTGACGCAATGGGAGTATTTGGATCTCAATTAATTCCATGGCACGTATATATTGGATTCTATTTAGGAATTGCAGCAACAGTATATCCACTATTTGATTTTAGTCCAATAGATATTATTCAATATAACTTTATAGCTTTCATAGCAGTAATTAGTATGTTAGTACTTACAATTACTGGTCTTGATAGATTTATACCAAGATTTGCATTACCTTCTGAACCAAAAGTAAGATTAAAAAAATAG
- the kamA gene encoding L-lysine 2,3-aminomutase has translation MNTVNTRAKFFPNVSDADWNDWHWQVKNRIETLDDLKKFITLSKEEEEGVQKTLETLRMAITPYYFSLMDINDPHCPIRKQAIPSIKEIHKSEADLLDPLHEDEDSPVPGLTHRYPDRVLLLITDMCSMYCRHCTRRRFAGANDHAMPMERIDKAIEYIAKTPQVRDVLLSGGDALLVDDDVLETIIKKLRAIPHVEIVRIGSRTPVVLPQRITPELCAMLKKYHPIWLNTHFNHPKEVTPESKAACERLADAGIPLGNQSVLLAGVNDCVHIMKRLVHELVKMRVRPYYIYQCDLSMGLEHFRTPVSKGIEIIEGLRGHTSGYAVPTFVVDAPGGGGKTPVMPQYVISQSPHRVVLRNFEGVITTYTEPENYHEDCHCEDCEAERMNTGVSKLLSGGAMAIEPKELDRHKRNEK, from the coding sequence ATGAACACTGTAAATACAAGAGCAAAATTTTTCCCAAATGTTTCAGATGCTGATTGGAACGATTGGCATTGGCAAGTAAAAAATAGAATTGAAACTTTAGATGACTTAAAAAAATTCATAACTTTAAGTAAAGAGGAAGAAGAAGGGGTTCAAAAAACTCTTGAAACTTTAAGAATGGCAATTACTCCATATTATTTCTCATTAATGGATATCAACGATCCTCATTGCCCAATTAGAAAACAAGCTATACCTTCAATAAAAGAAATACATAAATCAGAAGCTGATTTACTAGATCCTTTACATGAAGATGAAGACTCTCCTGTACCTGGATTAACTCATAGATATCCTGATAGAGTTTTACTTCTTATAACAGATATGTGTTCTATGTATTGTAGACACTGTACTCGTAGAAGATTTGCTGGAGCTAATGACCATGCAATGCCTATGGAAAGAATAGACAAAGCTATTGAATATATTGCTAAAACTCCACAAGTAAGAGACGTATTACTTTCTGGAGGAGACGCTCTTTTAGTTGACGATGATGTACTAGAAACTATTATCAAAAAATTAAGAGCAATACCTCACGTTGAAATAGTTAGAATTGGATCAAGAACTCCAGTTGTTTTACCTCAAAGAATAACTCCAGAACTATGTGCAATGTTAAAAAAATACCACCCAATTTGGTTAAATACTCACTTTAACCATCCAAAAGAAGTTACACCTGAATCTAAAGCAGCTTGTGAAAGATTAGCAGATGCTGGAATTCCTTTAGGAAACCAATCAGTTTTACTTGCTGGTGTAAATGACTGTGTACATATTATGAAGAGACTTGTTCATGAATTAGTAAAAATGAGAGTTAGACCTTATTACATCTATCAATGTGACCTTTCTATGGGACTTGAACACTTCAGAACTCCTGTATCAAAAGGTATAGAAATTATTGAAGGATTAAGAGGACATACATCTGGATATGCTGTTCCTACATTTGTTGTTGACGCACCTGGTGGAGGAGGAAAAACTCCTGTAATGCCTCAATATGTAATATCTCAAAGTCCACATAGAGTAGTTTTAAGAAACTTCGAAGGAGTTATAACTACTTATACAGAACCTGAAAACTACCACGAAGATTGTCACTGTGAGGATTGCGAAGCTGAAAGAATGAATACTGGTGTTTCTAAACTTCTAAGTGGTGGAGCTATGGCAATAGAACCAAAAGAACTAGATAGACATAAGAGAAATGAAAAATAA
- the kdd gene encoding L-erythro-3,5-diaminohexanoate dehydrogenase, which produces MLKGCKYGTHRVIEPKGVLPQPATKINNDMNIYSNEILIDVIALNIDSASFTQIEEEAGHDVEKIKNKIKEIVAERGKMQNPVTGSGGMLIGTIEKIGEDLQGKTDLKVGDKIATLVSLSLTPLRIDEIIDIKPEIDRVEIKGKAILFESGIYAVLPKDMPETLALAALDVAGAPAQVAKLVRPCQSVAILGSAGKSGMLCAYEAVKRVGPTGRVIGVVRNEKEKALLERVSPKVKVVIADATKPMEVLNAVLGANDGKEVDVAINCVNVANTEMSTILPVKNFGIVYFFSMATSFTKAALGAEGVGKDVTMMIGNGYTLDHAAITLEELRESPVLREIFNELYV; this is translated from the coding sequence ATGTTAAAAGGATGTAAATACGGAACACACAGAGTTATAGAACCAAAAGGAGTTCTTCCTCAACCAGCAACAAAAATCAACAACGATATGAATATCTACTCAAATGAAATTTTAATCGACGTTATCGCTTTAAATATTGACTCAGCTTCGTTTACACAAATAGAAGAAGAAGCTGGACATGATGTTGAAAAAATTAAAAATAAAATCAAAGAAATAGTTGCAGAAAGAGGGAAAATGCAAAACCCTGTAACTGGTTCAGGTGGAATGTTAATAGGAACAATTGAAAAAATTGGAGAAGATCTTCAAGGTAAAACAGATCTTAAAGTTGGAGATAAAATAGCTACTCTTGTTTCTCTATCTCTTACTCCATTAAGAATAGACGAAATCATAGATATCAAACCTGAAATAGATAGAGTTGAAATTAAAGGTAAAGCTATTTTATTTGAAAGTGGAATCTATGCAGTTCTACCAAAAGATATGCCTGAAACATTAGCACTTGCTGCACTAGACGTTGCTGGAGCACCTGCTCAAGTTGCAAAATTAGTAAGACCTTGTCAATCAGTAGCTATTTTAGGATCTGCTGGAAAATCAGGAATGCTTTGTGCTTATGAAGCTGTTAAAAGAGTTGGACCTACAGGTAGAGTTATCGGTGTAGTAAGAAATGAAAAAGAAAAAGCATTACTTGAAAGAGTAAGTCCTAAAGTTAAAGTAGTTATTGCTGATGCTACAAAACCTATGGAAGTTCTAAATGCAGTACTTGGAGCTAACGATGGTAAAGAAGTTGACGTTGCTATCAACTGCGTAAACGTTGCTAATACTGAAATGTCTACTATCCTTCCAGTTAAAAACTTTGGAATAGTATATTTCTTCTCTATGGCTACTTCATTTACCAAAGCAGCTTTAGGAGCAGAAGGAGTAGGAAAAGACGTTACTATGATGATAGGAAATGGATATACTCTTGATCATGCTGCTATAACTCTTGAAGAATTAAGAGAAAGTCCTGTTTTAAGAGAAATCTTTAATGAACTATATGTATAA
- a CDS encoding YdcF family protein translates to MFILQKIISLSIFSPLPIILIIFFIALTTFKKYKKRSIILIIISLCLYLFSIDAFVDKYLYKLENSYSSIDNTSLEKGQIYVLLGGGIVPVSAGGHVPTVNAESRILKTIILYKKFPKKIFISGGKPLQNYITESKVYKDILIDSGIPEIDIIEEDNSNTTKENAQFIANLTKDKNISSIILITSASHMKRSINIFQKYMPNIEIIPCPSNFLASNRELIIFSFIPKFHNYFKSSILLWETLGNFYYKLRY, encoded by the coding sequence ATGTTTATTTTACAAAAAATAATTTCTCTATCAATATTTTCACCACTTCCTATTATTCTTATTATATTTTTTATTGCCTTAACTACTTTTAAAAAATATAAAAAAAGAAGTATTATTCTTATTATAATTAGTCTTTGTCTATATCTTTTCTCAATAGATGCATTTGTAGACAAATACTTATATAAGCTCGAAAATTCATATTCTAGTATCGATAATACTAGTTTAGAAAAAGGACAAATATATGTTTTATTAGGTGGTGGAATAGTTCCTGTATCTGCTGGTGGTCATGTACCAACTGTCAATGCTGAAAGTAGAATATTAAAAACGATAATATTATATAAAAAATTCCCTAAAAAAATATTTATATCTGGTGGTAAACCTTTACAAAATTATATAACTGAAAGTAAAGTTTATAAAGATATTTTAATAGATAGTGGAATACCTGAAATAGATATTATAGAAGAAGACAATAGTAATACTACAAAAGAAAATGCTCAGTTTATTGCAAATTTAACTAAAGATAAAAATATCAGCTCAATAATTCTTATTACATCTGCATCTCACATGAAAAGAAGTATTAATATTTTTCAAAAATATATGCCTAATATTGAAATTATTCCTTGCCCTTCTAATTTTTTAGCAAGTAACAGAGAACTCATAATTTTCTCATTTATTCCCAAATTTCACAACTATTTTAAGTCTAGTATTTTACTTTGGGAAACTCTTGGAAACTTTTATTATAAATTAAGATATTAA
- a CDS encoding MogA/MoaB family molybdenum cofactor biosynthesis protein, translating to MFRVAIISVSDRGSRGERADLSTDIIQDIMVENRYEISNKFLIPDEYHMIKELLIDICDNNIADLVLTTGGTGFSPRDVTPDATDAVTEKKVPGIPEAIRAYSMQITKKAMLSRATAGIRKQTLIINLPGSPKAVREALEFIVPELKHGLEVLSGKPQDCGALR from the coding sequence ATGTTTAGGGTAGCAATTATAAGCGTTAGTGATCGAGGATCACGTGGTGAAAGAGCTGATTTATCTACAGATATTATACAAGATATTATGGTAGAAAATCGATATGAAATTTCTAATAAATTTCTTATACCAGATGAATATCATATGATTAAAGAACTCCTTATTGATATCTGTGATAACAATATTGCAGACTTAGTTTTAACTACTGGAGGCACTGGATTTTCTCCAAGAGATGTAACTCCAGATGCTACTGATGCCGTAACTGAGAAAAAAGTGCCTGGTATTCCAGAAGCTATTAGAGCATATTCTATGCAAATTACAAAAAAAGCTATGTTATCTCGTGCTACTGCAGGAATTAGAAAACAAACATTAATTATAAATTTACCAGGGAGTCCAAAAGCTGTAAGAGAAGCTCTAGAGTTTATTGTCCCAGAATTAAAACATGGACTTGAGGTATTATCTGGAAAACCTCAGGATTGTGGTGCTTTAAGATAA
- a CDS encoding hotdog domain-containing protein: MKSMIRLRMSSHDAHYGGNLVDGARMLQLFGDVATELLIKMDGDEGLFKAYDNIEFMAPVYAGDFIEAVGEIVSCGNSSRKMVFEARKVIVPRTDISDSAADVLAEPIVVCKASGTCVTPKNKQRNNK, encoded by the coding sequence ATCAAATCAATGATCAGACTTAGAATGAGCTCACATGATGCCCATTATGGTGGAAACCTTGTAGACGGAGCTAGAATGCTTCAATTATTTGGAGACGTTGCTACTGAACTATTAATTAAAATGGATGGAGACGAAGGTTTATTCAAAGCTTATGACAATATTGAATTTATGGCACCTGTATACGCTGGAGATTTCATAGAAGCTGTTGGAGAAATCGTAAGCTGTGGAAACAGTTCTAGAAAAATGGTATTCGAAGCTAGAAAAGTTATCGTACCTAGAACAGATATAAGTGATTCAGCTGCAGATGTATTAGCAGAACCTATCGTAGTATGTAAAGCTAGTGGAACATGCGTTACTCCTAAAAATAAACAAAGAAATAATAAATAG
- the rpsT gene encoding 30S ribosomal protein S20, with translation MANTRSAKKRVLIAERNRVRNQAVKSRIKTMIKKVLSAVELKETENAKAALSIAYKELDKAVSKGILKKNTASRKKARLAAKVNAL, from the coding sequence TTGGCAAACACAAGATCAGCTAAAAAGAGAGTATTAATTGCAGAAAGAAACAGAGTGAGAAATCAAGCAGTAAAATCTAGAATCAAAACTATGATTAAAAAAGTTTTATCAGCTGTTGAACTTAAAGAAACTGAAAACGCTAAAGCAGCTTTATCAATCGCATACAAAGAATTAGATAAAGCAGTTAGCAAAGGAATCTTAAAGAAAAACACAGCTTCTAGAAAGAAAGCTAGATTAGCAGCTAAAGTAAACGCACTTTAA
- a CDS encoding ribonucleotide-diphosphate reductase subunit beta, translating into MDRKKLFNPLGVDSLNERHIIRGNSTNIFNLNNVKYQWANYLYRTMMGNFWIPEKIDLTQDRTDYNNLTVYEREAYDGILSFLIFLDSIQTNNIPNVSDYITAPEVNLILSIQTFQEAIHSQSYQYIIESILPKETRNYIYDKWREDEVLFERNRYIAEIYQDFINDPNDKNFARVIIADYLLESIYFYNGFNFFYLLASRNKMMGTSDVIRLINRDELSHVVIFQQIFKEILTENPDFFDYNMVYNMFAKATEQEISWTNHIIGDNILGITKDTTEKYTKWLANERLKALGLDELYPGYDKNPYRHLEKFADTEGDGNVKANFFEGSVTSYNMSSSIEGWDEF; encoded by the coding sequence GTGGATAGAAAAAAACTTTTTAATCCATTAGGTGTTGATTCTCTAAATGAAAGACATATTATAAGGGGAAATAGTACAAATATATTTAATTTGAACAATGTAAAATATCAATGGGCAAATTATTTATATAGAACAATGATGGGAAATTTCTGGATTCCAGAAAAAATAGATTTAACTCAAGATAGAACTGACTATAATAATCTAACAGTTTATGAAAGAGAAGCTTATGATGGAATACTGTCTTTTCTAATATTTTTAGATAGCATACAAACTAATAATATTCCTAATGTTTCAGACTATATAACAGCTCCAGAAGTAAATCTTATTTTATCAATACAAACATTTCAAGAAGCTATACACTCTCAATCGTATCAATATATTATAGAGTCTATTTTACCAAAAGAAACTAGAAACTACATATATGATAAATGGAGAGAAGATGAAGTTTTATTTGAAAGAAATAGATATATAGCTGAAATCTATCAAGATTTTATAAACGATCCTAATGATAAAAATTTTGCTCGTGTTATAATTGCTGACTATCTTTTAGAATCTATTTATTTCTACAATGGATTTAATTTCTTCTATCTTTTAGCTAGTAGAAATAAAATGATGGGAACTTCTGATGTTATAAGACTTATTAACAGAGACGAATTATCTCATGTTGTTATTTTCCAACAAATATTTAAAGAAATTTTAACTGAAAATCCAGATTTTTTTGATTATAACATGGTTTATAATATGTTTGCTAAAGCTACTGAACAAGAGATTTCTTGGACAAATCACATAATTGGAGATAATATCTTAGGAATAACTAAAGATACAACTGAAAAGTATACAAAATGGCTTGCTAATGAGAGATTAAAAGCTCTTGGATTAGATGAGCTTTATCCAGGATATGATAAAAATCCTTATAGACATTTAGAAAAATTTGCTGATACTGAAGGTGATGGAAATGTTAAAGCTAACTTCTTTGAAGGTAGTGTTACAAGTTATAATATGAGTTCTTCTATCGAAGGATGGGACGAATTTTAG
- the kce gene encoding 3-keto-5-aminohexanoate cleavage protein encodes MEKLIITAAICGAEVTKENNPAVPYTVEEIAHEAYEAYKAGASIIHLHVREDDGTPTQSKERFKACIDAIKAKCPDVIIQPSTGGAVGMTDLERLQPTELGIEMATLDCGTCNFGGDEIFVNTENTIKNFGKIMIERNVKPEIEVFDKGMVDYAIRYAKQGFIKEPMHFDFVLGVQMTASARDLVFISESIPAGSTWTVSGIGRHEFPMAALAIVMGGHVRVGFEDNVYIEKGVLAKSNAELVEKVVRLAKELGREIATPDEARRILSLKK; translated from the coding sequence ATGGAAAAATTAATAATTACAGCTGCAATTTGTGGTGCAGAAGTAACTAAAGAAAATAACCCAGCAGTTCCTTATACTGTTGAAGAAATAGCTCATGAAGCGTATGAAGCTTACAAAGCTGGAGCTTCTATCATACATCTACATGTAAGAGAAGATGATGGAACTCCTACTCAATCAAAAGAAAGATTCAAAGCCTGTATCGACGCTATAAAAGCTAAATGTCCAGACGTTATTATTCAACCATCTACAGGTGGAGCAGTTGGAATGACTGATCTTGAAAGACTTCAACCAACAGAATTAGGAATAGAAATGGCTACTTTGGACTGCGGAACTTGTAACTTCGGTGGAGACGAAATATTTGTAAATACTGAAAATACAATTAAAAATTTCGGTAAAATAATGATAGAAAGAAACGTAAAACCTGAAATAGAAGTGTTTGATAAAGGTATGGTAGACTACGCTATTAGATATGCAAAACAAGGATTTATCAAAGAACCTATGCATTTTGACTTTGTACTTGGTGTTCAAATGACTGCTAGTGCAAGAGACCTTGTATTTATTAGTGAAAGTATTCCAGCTGGATCTACTTGGACAGTATCAGGAATTGGAAGACATGAATTTCCTATGGCTGCATTAGCTATAGTTATGGGAGGACATGTTAGAGTTGGATTTGAAGACAATGTTTATATTGAAAAAGGAGTTCTTGCAAAATCAAATGCAGAACTTGTTGAAAAAGTAGTAAGACTTGCTAAAGAACTAGGAAGAGAAATAGCTACTCCAGATGAAGCAAGAAGAATTTTAAGTCTTAAAAAATAA
- a CDS encoding KdsC family phosphatase, with translation MIKLIALDVDGTLTDGKLYMDDRDNAFKAFNVKDGFAIAQWIKYGGIAAIITGKTSNIVTRRKEELGIQELVQGAKNKVQELNKIIEKYNISLDEVAYVGDDINDLGIMSIVGFSACPHDAVDEVIKRADFVSKYNGGNGAVREIFEKIMKHNGMWEKVLNRYLNEK, from the coding sequence ATGATAAAACTTATTGCATTAGATGTAGATGGAACTCTTACTGATGGTAAATTATATATGGATGATAGAGATAACGCTTTTAAAGCTTTTAATGTAAAAGATGGATTTGCTATAGCTCAATGGATAAAATATGGTGGTATAGCTGCTATTATTACTGGAAAAACCTCTAATATTGTTACTAGAAGAAAAGAAGAATTAGGTATACAAGAACTTGTACAAGGAGCTAAAAACAAAGTACAAGAACTTAATAAAATAATAGAAAAATATAATATCTCATTAGACGAAGTAGCTTATGTTGGAGATGACATAAATGATCTTGGAATTATGTCTATAGTTGGATTTTCAGCATGTCCTCATGATGCTGTTGACGAAGTTATTAAAAGAGCTGACTTCGTATCTAAATACAACGGTGGTAATGGAGCAGTAAGGGAAATCTTCGAAAAAATTATGAAGCATAATGGTATGTGGGAAAAAGTATTGAATAGATACTTAAATGAAAAATAA